The Pseudodesulfovibrio hydrargyri genome segment ACGGACAGGGTCAGGGCGAACTGCTTGTACAGCTGGCCGGTGATGCCGCCCATGAAGGCCACCGGGATGAACACCGCGATGAGCACCAGCGTGCTGGCGATGACCGGGCCGGTGACCTCGCTCATGGCCTTCTTGGTGGCGTCCTTGGGGCTCATGCCCTCGTCGTCGATGTTGCGCTGGGTCGCCTCCACCACCACGATGGCGTCGTCGACCACGATGCCGATGGCCAGGACCAGGCCGAACAGGGTCAGGGTGTTGATGGAGAACCCGAGCATGGGGAACAGGGCGAAGGTGCCGATCAGGGAGACCGGCACGCAGACCATGGGGATGACGGTCGTGCGCCAGTTCTGCAGGAAGACGAAGACCACCAGGAAGACCAGGATCAGCGCCTCGTACAGGGTGGACATGACCTCGTCGATGGACGAGTTGACGAACCGGGTGGTGTCGTAGGGAATGGAATAGTGGATGCCCTCCGGGAAGTACCGGGACAGGTCCTCCATGGTCGCCCGCACCTGTTTGGCCACGTCCAGGGCGTTGGAGCCGGGCAGCTGGTAGATGAGCATGGAGGCGTTGGCCTGGCCGTTGAGCCGGGCGAAGGTGAAGTAGTTCTTGGCCCCCAGCTCCACGCGGGCCACGTCCTTGATGCGCACGTTGGACCCGTCGGCCTCGGCCTTGAGGATGATGTTGCCGAACTCGTCCGGGTCGGCCAGCCGCCCCTTGACTCGCAGGGTCATCTGGAACTGCTGGTCCTTGGGCGTGGGCGGCATGCCGATCTGGCCCGCCGGGGCCTGGGTGTTCTGCTCCTCCACGGCGTTGATCACGTCGCTGACCGTCAGATTGTAGGAGGCCAGGCGGTCCGGGTCGAGCCACAGCCGCATGCCGTAGTCCAGGTCGCCGAACATGTTCACGTCGCCGACGCCCTCGATGCGTCTGAGCGCGTCATAGAGGTTGATCTTGCCGTAGTTGTTCAAAAAAAGCGTGTCGTATTCCGGCTTGTCCGAGGTCAGGGAGACGATAAGCACGAACTCGGGCGACTGCTTGCGCACGGAGATGCCGGTGTTGCGGACCTCCTGGGGCAGTTGGGGCGAGGCCAGGTTGACGCGGTTCTGCACGTCCACGGTGGCCAGCTCCAGGTCGCGGCCCAGTTGGAAGGTCACGGTCAGGTTCAGGGAGCCGTCGTTGGCCGAGATGGACTTCATGTACATCATGTCCTGGGCGCCGTTGACCTGCTCCTCGATGGGCGCGGCCACGGACTGCTCCACGGTGGCGGCGTCCGCGCCGGTGTAGGTGGCCTTGACGCTGACCGAAGGCGGCGAGATCTGCGGATACTGGGCGATGGGCAGGGCGAACAGGGAGAGCGAGCCCACCAGCAGGATGATGATGGCCACCACCGAGGCGAAGATGGGCCGGTCGATGAAGAAGCGGACGAACATGGGCTACTCCGCTCCGGTCTTCGCGCCGTCGCCCGGGGCGGGTTGGGCCGCTCCCGGATCGGGCCGGGCCGCGTCGCCGGCGACCGGCGCGGGCGTGGCTCCGGCGTCGCCGGAGGCCTCGGTCTGCTGCGGGGTGCCGGGGTCCATGGGGACCACCACCGGCTTGATCTTCATGCCCGGCTTGACCCGGTTGATGCCCTCGGCCAGAACCATGTCCCCGGCCTGGACGCCCTCGGTGACCACGGCCAGGTTCATGGACTCGGTGCCGAGCTTGACCGGCTGGTTCTTGACGGCCCCGTCCGCGTCCACCAGGTACACGGACTTCATGCCCTGGACATCCATGATCGCCGTGACCGGGATGACCACCGCGTCCTGGTGGTTGGAGACGCGCACCCGGACCTTGGCGTACTGGCCGGGCTTGAGCAGATTCTCGGGGTTGGGGAAGAGCACGCGGATGCCCAGCGTTCCGGTCTGCGGATCCACGGTGGGATCAACCATGTCGAAGCGGCCCGGCTGGCTGTATTCGCCGCCGTCGGCCAGGATCAGGCGGATGGGCCGCTGGCCGGACTCGCGGGCCTTCTGGTCGCGCATGGCCCGGATGTAGTCGCCCTCGCTGACGCTGAAGCTGACATAGATCGGGTCCATGGTGGAGATGGTCGCCAGCAGCGTGTTCTCGCCCTGGCCCACCAGGTTGCCCACGTCCACCTGCACCCGGCCGATGACGCCGTCGATGGGCGAGTATATCTTGGTGTAGCCGAGCTGGATTCTGGCGTTCTCCACCTTGGCCTTGTTATCGGCTATCTGGGCCTTGTAGGTCGCCGCCTGGGTCTCGTAGCTCTCGTATTCGTCGCGGCTGACCACGCCCTCGTCAAAGAGCTTCTTGAACCGCTTCAGGTCCTTGGCGGCCTTGTTGTACAGGGCCTGATTGTATTCCAGACCGGACTGGGCCTGCTTCAGGTCCTCCTCGAACGGCTTGGGATCGATGACGAAGAGCAGGTCGCCCTTCTTGACGGTCCTGCCTTCCTCGAAATTCTTCTCTATCAGGAACCCGGCCACGCGCGCCCGGACCTCGACGGTCTCGTGGGCGCTGATCTGGCCGACCCACTCGCCCCAGTTGGGCACGTCGCGGATCTCGGCCTTGACCACCTTCATGGGCGCAGCTTCCTGGGGCGCATTCTCCGCCGCCTTTTTGTCATTATTGCCGGAGCATCCGGCCAGGGCCAGGGAGAGAAACAGGACGACACCACAGACCGACGCGGAACGCAAAACAGAGTTTACCATCTCGAAAAACCTTGCATTGTGTTGTTATGAAAAGACCTCTCGTCACCATGGACAATTGTGCACACCTTACAAGCTTCACGCAAGCATGTATATTAGTTATTTCACATAATGCGTGCACTTGCGCCATTCCGGCAGGGCTTAAACCGGCACCCTCCGTATTGACTCCGGCCCGGCCAGACCGTACTTATCGGTCAGCGACAACCGCCTTCAATCAGCACGGAGAGGAAAATGGGCCAGAATAACTGCAGAGAAAACCCCATGAAGGGCATCCCCCTGGGCATCAACTTCACCACCTTCATCTACTCCCTGTCGTCCTCGGCCATGGTCGCCCTGGGCGAGGCCGCCGATCCGGGCACGGGCAAGGTCTCCTTCAACAAGGACCTGGCCAAGCACACCATCGACGTGCTCGGCATGCTCAAACAGAAATTCGACAACGGCCTGGAGGAGGACGAGAAGAAGCTTCTGTGCGACCTCGTCTACAACCTGCGCATGGCCTACGTTAACAAGACCAAATAACGGGAACGACAATGTCTCAGATCATCAAGGCCGGGCTGGTGGGCGTCACCGGCTACACCGGCATGGAACTGGCCCGGCTCATGATCCACCACTCCTCCATGGAACTGGTCCGGGTCACCTCCCGGTCCGAGGCGGGCAAGAAGCTCGCCGACCTCTACCCCTTCCTCAACCGGCTGCCGCTGGGCGAACTGGTCATCACCCAACCCGACGCCGCCGACCTGGCGGACTGCGACGTGGTCTTCCTGGCCGTGCCGCACAAGACCGCCATGGAGATCGCGGCCGAGCTGATCGAGGCGGGCGTCAAGGTAGTGGACCTGTCCGCCGACTTCCGCATCAACGACAAGGCCACCTACGAGGCGTGGTACCAGGTGGAGCACACCCGCGCCGACCTGCTTAAGGAAGCGGTCTACGGGCTGCCCGAGCTGTACCTGGACCGGATCATGGGCGCGCGGCTCATCGCCAACCCGGGCTGCTACCCGACCTCCTCCATCCTCGGCCTGGCTCCGGCCCTGTCCGCCGGGCTGGTGGAGACGGACAACATCGTCATCGACGCCAAGTCCGGGGCCTCGGGAGCGGGGCGCGGGGCCAAGGTCGGCAACCTGTTCTGCGAGGTGGCCGATTCCTTCAAGGCCTACGGCCTGCCCACCCACCGGCACACCCCGGAGATCGAACAGGAAATTTCCAAGCTGGCCGGGACCGAAATCACGGTCTCGTTCAACACCCACCTGCTGCCCATCGACCGGGGCATCCTGTCGACCATCTACACCCGGCTCAAGGGCGAGGCCGATCTCGACGCGGTGCACCGGACGTACACCGACTTCTACGCGGACAAGCCCCTGGTGCGCGTCCTGCCCAAGGGCCAGCTGCCCGAGACCCGGTTCGTGCGCGGCACGGTCTTCTGCGACATCGGCCTGGTGGTCGACCCGAGGACCAACCGGCTGATCATCCTGTCGGCCATCGACAACCTCTGCCGGGGCGCGTCGGGCCAGGCGCTGATGAACGCCAACCTGATCTGCGGCCTGGACATCGACGAAGGGTTGCCCATGGCCCCTATGATGCCCTGACGCCGTATTCCATTCCGACAAAATGAGAGGCCGTCGTCACCGACGGCCTTTTCTTTTTTCCGCCAATGTATATATTGGTGGAGGACAACCTTAACCCCATCCCCAACATGGAGGATATCTATATGGATTTCAGCGAGATATTGGAACGGCGCAGGGCCATCAACTTTTTCGATCCCTCGCAGGACGTGCCCGACGACCTGCTGCGCACCGTCCTGGCCGAGGCGGCCATGGCCCCGTCCAGCTTCAACCTCCAGCCATGGAAGGTGAAGATCCTCCGCGACCCGACGCGCAAGGCCGCACTGCGCGCCGTGGCCTTTGACCAACCCAAGATCACCGAGGCCCCCGTGGTGCTCATCCTTCTGGGCGACCGCGACGGCTGGAAGGAAGGCACCCCCAACTTCGAGGGCCATTTCCAGCACAGCATGAAGCCGGAGCAGCGCGACTACCTGGTCAACTCCACCAAGTTCCTGTACGGCGACACCCCGGACGCCTCCCTGGCCTTTGCCGCCAAGAACGCGGGCCTGTTCGCCATGTCCTTCATGTTCGCCGCGTGCTCCCACGGCCTGGACACCCACCCCATGGACGGGTTCGACCGCGAGGCCGTGCGCAAGGAGTTCAACATCCCGGACCAGTACTGGATTCCCATGCTCATCGCCGTGGGTCACCGCATTCCGGACCTCCAGGTCCACCCCAAAGCCTGGCGCCAACCTTTAGACGATATGATCTTGGAGTAAGGCGGCTTCCGATAGCGGGCCATCTGCACATTTTTTCCGGGGGGCTTTCATCCTCACGTAGACGGCTACGCTGCGGTGAAAGCCCCCCGGAAGAAAATGCACAGCTGACCCACTCTCGGAAGCCTTGTGCGAACGCGGTAAGAGAGCCGCTGTCGGGTGCTGGCGCACCCGAATCGCTCCAAGGAAGACAGATCCTTCGATTCATTGCTGAGTCGAAGGCTTTTTTTGCGTCTACCACCCCGCGAAGCGGCGATAGGAAGTTTAGGATAGGATGGGGATGGGGGGCCGGGGAAGGGGAAGGAAAAGCCCTTTTCAAAGGGTTTTCCTTCCCCTTCCCCCGGCCGCCGGAGGCATTCCTATCCCAACTTCAGACCGTTGGGGCAGGGTTTGTCGGGGATGGCGAGGACGACGCCTTCGGGGCTGAAGAAGCCGGTGACCAGGCATTCGGAGCGCATGGGGCCGATCTGTTTGGGCGGGAAGTTGACCACGCCGACGATCTGTTTGCCGACGAGTTCGTCGGGGTTGTAGAGGTCGGTGATCTGGGCGCTGGACTTGCGCGTGCCAATGTCCTCGCCGAAATCCACCAGGAGTTTAAAGGCCGGGACGCGGGCCTCGGGAAAGGATTCGGCCTTGACGATGGTGCCCACGCGCAGCTCCACCTTTTCGAAATCGTTCCAGGATATGGTTTCCATGGGGCTCTCCGTTTGATTGTCTTCGGGAGGAGGTAGCACGTTTGCCGGGCACAAGAAAGGGGACCCGAAGGCCCCCTTTCCGGCTGTGGGAATGGAGTGAGACAAAACTATCGACGCACGGCGTAGGCCGAGGATTTGCGGATAATCGCGACAAGGGCCAGGACGCCCAGGACCATGACCAGGGTCAGGTGCACCCACTCGATGGCCAGGATGGCGGCCGGGTCCAGGGTCACGCCGGGCAGGTTGCGGTAGACGCGCAACAGGCCGGAGACGACCAGGCCGAAGACGACGCCCGCGCGGGCCAGCCCGAGGCCGGTCAGGGCAAGGGTGTTTTTCCAGGACTTGATCCAATTGACCGCGACCAGGGCGACCAGAAAGAGCAAGGCCACGCCCAGAACGTAGTGGATCTTGTGCACCAGGAAGAAGTCGCCGGTCCAGGCCATGCCCGGCACCGTGGTCAGGGCGTAGCGTTTGGCCAGGGGCATCTGCATGAACCCGGTGAAGGTCAGGGCGGCCACCAGGAGGATGAACAGCCGGGAAATCCAGGCCGGATAGGGTCTAGTCCTCATGATCGCCCTCCCCCTTGCTCAGCAGCTTGGAACCCAGGCCGAGGACGCCCGCGGCGATGCCCGCCACCGGGGCGATGAACGCGGCCGCGGCCAGGTTGGTCTCGTCGGCCATGACGTCCTTGACCGGTCCCATATGCGGCTTGCCCGGGCCGAGGGGGGTGCGCTTCCTCTTGCCCTTTCCCGCCTTGTTCGCGCCGGGGCCGGAATCCTTGTCGATGGCCCGGTCAATGAGCTCGAACGGGACCGGGGAGACGTACAGGGTGTTGGTCCCGCCGTTCTCCTCCAGGCCGTAGATGAACCCGTTCATCTCCCTGGCCAGTTCCTTGGCCCGGGCCACGATTTCATGACGCGGGCCGATGGTTTGGACGTCCTCGGGGCAGACCGCGATGCACGCGGGCAACTCGCCCTGGTCCAGGAGCTGGTGGCAGCGGTCGCACTTGTACATGACCCCGTTGCCCGCCAGGCGCGGCATGAGATGGCGGTACAGCCCCACCCCGGACTGGCGCTGGGGGATGTGCCACGGACACACGGCCCGGCACTTGGCCCCGCCCATGCACAGGCCGGGGCTGATCCGGGTCAGTCCGTTGACCTGCTTGTTGGCCGCGCCGAACGGGCACATGTTGGCGCACGGCGGGTTCTGGCAGTGCATGCACCGTCTGGGAATATTGATGGCGTATGGCTTGCCCTCGTACTCAACCACGGCGTTCTGCAGAAAAAGCCAGTTGTAGGGCGTCAGCCGGTCGTCCACGTCGCGCATGTCCGACCAGTCCTCGGGCTTGGCCCGGCGGGACGGAAGCATGTCCGGAAACGGCTTGACCGGCTCCGGGAACTTGGCGCTGTTGGATTCGCGGCAGGCCTCGACACAGGCACCGCAGCCGATACACTTGGACAGGTCGAGCAGGGTTGCCAGTTCGCCGTCCGACGGCGCGCCCGCCCGCTCTTGAGCGGCCAAGGTTGGCGCGGCCGGGATCAGCGCCCCGGCGGAGCCCACGCCCAGGGCCTTGAGGAACCCGCGTCGGCTGACGGCTTTTGCCCGATATTTCTTCTCTGACATGTTGGTTTGCCACCTCGTCTTGGTATGCTTGCGGACCGGACATCCTTCCGGCGTTTCTGTACATACCCTATAGGGGTATAATTCCGAAAGTCAACCCCGGCAGAGGTGTTGGGCGATGAATCGGGAAGCCGAGGGATCACCTCCTCGCCCTGTCTGCTTTAAAATGTTAACATGCTGTTAAAATTACACTTGTCCACGAAGCTGCCAACACGGCGTTTGACACAATACCCATTTTCATTATAAGTAGTCGATTCGGATTGTAAGTCCTTTCTTGATCGGAAGCTTCCATCGCATGGTACGGCCTGACCCCTGAAGGCCGACCGGAACCAGGCCAGACGACCGAATTTCTTTCGAAACCCGACAACGGTTGGGAGGCTTGACGTATGATTTCCAGAGGTAACGAGATGCTAAAAGACGACAAATGCGCCTGCGGCAAGACCGCCAAACTCATCATCGACGATAAGACCTTCGAGCTGCCCGTGATCATCGGCACCGAAAACGAACACGCCATCGACATCACCCGGCTGCGAAACGAAACCGGCTACATCACCTACGATCCGGGCTACGCCAACACCGGCTCCTGCAAGAGCGACGTGACTTTCGTCGACGGCGAAAAGGGCATCCTGCGCTATCGCGGCTACCCCATCGAGGACCTGGCCGAACACGCCACCTTCATCGAGACCGCCT includes the following:
- a CDS encoding efflux RND transporter periplasmic adaptor subunit encodes the protein MKVVKAEIRDVPNWGEWVGQISAHETVEVRARVAGFLIEKNFEEGRTVKKGDLLFVIDPKPFEEDLKQAQSGLEYNQALYNKAAKDLKRFKKLFDEGVVSRDEYESYETQAATYKAQIADNKAKVENARIQLGYTKIYSPIDGVIGRVQVDVGNLVGQGENTLLATISTMDPIYVSFSVSEGDYIRAMRDQKARESGQRPIRLILADGGEYSQPGRFDMVDPTVDPQTGTLGIRVLFPNPENLLKPGQYAKVRVRVSNHQDAVVIPVTAIMDVQGMKSVYLVDADGAVKNQPVKLGTESMNLAVVTEGVQAGDMVLAEGINRVKPGMKIKPVVVPMDPGTPQQTEASGDAGATPAPVAGDAARPDPGAAQPAPGDGAKTGAE
- a CDS encoding DUF1844 domain-containing protein codes for the protein MGQNNCRENPMKGIPLGINFTTFIYSLSSSAMVALGEAADPGTGKVSFNKDLAKHTIDVLGMLKQKFDNGLEEDEKKLLCDLVYNLRMAYVNKTK
- the argC gene encoding N-acetyl-gamma-glutamyl-phosphate reductase, whose product is MSQIIKAGLVGVTGYTGMELARLMIHHSSMELVRVTSRSEAGKKLADLYPFLNRLPLGELVITQPDAADLADCDVVFLAVPHKTAMEIAAELIEAGVKVVDLSADFRINDKATYEAWYQVEHTRADLLKEAVYGLPELYLDRIMGARLIANPGCYPTSSILGLAPALSAGLVETDNIVIDAKSGASGAGRGAKVGNLFCEVADSFKAYGLPTHRHTPEIEQEISKLAGTEITVSFNTHLLPIDRGILSTIYTRLKGEADLDAVHRTYTDFYADKPLVRVLPKGQLPETRFVRGTVFCDIGLVVDPRTNRLIILSAIDNLCRGASGQALMNANLICGLDIDEGLPMAPMMP
- a CDS encoding nitroreductase family protein, yielding MDFSEILERRRAINFFDPSQDVPDDLLRTVLAEAAMAPSSFNLQPWKVKILRDPTRKAALRAVAFDQPKITEAPVVLILLGDRDGWKEGTPNFEGHFQHSMKPEQRDYLVNSTKFLYGDTPDASLAFAAKNAGLFAMSFMFAACSHGLDTHPMDGFDREAVRKEFNIPDQYWIPMLIAVGHRIPDLQVHPKAWRQPLDDMILE
- a CDS encoding tRNA-binding protein, whose translation is METISWNDFEKVELRVGTIVKAESFPEARVPAFKLLVDFGEDIGTRKSSAQITDLYNPDELVGKQIVGVVNFPPKQIGPMRSECLVTGFFSPEGVVLAIPDKPCPNGLKLG
- a CDS encoding 4Fe-4S ferredoxin — encoded protein: MRTRPYPAWISRLFILLVAALTFTGFMQMPLAKRYALTTVPGMAWTGDFFLVHKIHYVLGVALLFLVALVAVNWIKSWKNTLALTGLGLARAGVVFGLVVSGLLRVYRNLPGVTLDPAAILAIEWVHLTLVMVLGVLALVAIIRKSSAYAVRR
- a CDS encoding 4Fe-4S dicluster domain-containing protein, coding for MSEKKYRAKAVSRRGFLKALGVGSAGALIPAAPTLAAQERAGAPSDGELATLLDLSKCIGCGACVEACRESNSAKFPEPVKPFPDMLPSRRAKPEDWSDMRDVDDRLTPYNWLFLQNAVVEYEGKPYAINIPRRCMHCQNPPCANMCPFGAANKQVNGLTRISPGLCMGGAKCRAVCPWHIPQRQSGVGLYRHLMPRLAGNGVMYKCDRCHQLLDQGELPACIAVCPEDVQTIGPRHEIVARAKELAREMNGFIYGLEENGGTNTLYVSPVPFELIDRAIDKDSGPGANKAGKGKRKRTPLGPGKPHMGPVKDVMADETNLAAAAFIAPVAGIAAGVLGLGSKLLSKGEGDHED